Proteins encoded together in one Olsenella timonensis window:
- a CDS encoding helix-turn-helix transcriptional regulator, giving the protein MEIHLQEMRKRAGLKQAEIAERLNVKVRTYGSWERGEAMMSLEQAYNCAVLLDCSIDEIAGMPVRDPSEFSDPREAELHRCYRSCDRERQDRLLDTARDFAGMSRDVAERDVPPAEGGEVA; this is encoded by the coding sequence ATGGAAATACACCTCCAGGAGATGAGGAAGCGTGCAGGACTTAAGCAAGCGGAGATCGCTGAGAGGCTTAACGTGAAAGTACGAACCTATGGCTCTTGGGAACGCGGAGAGGCGATGATGTCTCTCGAGCAGGCCTACAACTGCGCCGTCCTTCTCGACTGCTCCATAGACGAGATCGCGGGTATGCCGGTGCGCGACCCCTCCGAGTTCTCCGACCCGCGCGAGGCGGAGCTCCACCGCTGCTACCGCTCCTGCGACCGGGAGCGCCAGGACCGCCTCCTCGACACCGCCCGCGACTTCGCGGGCATGAGCCGGGATGTGGCCGAACGTGATGTACCTCCCGCAGAAGGGGGCGAGGTGGCGTGA